The nucleotide window TGATGAGCTTCCTCTCGAACTACTTCGCGCTTCGGGGAATCACGCTCGGTGACCGTCGCACAACGTTGGAGACCGCGATCGAACGTGCATATACGCGCAACGGAATCACCGACGATATCGCGACGCATCACAATGAGAGTCCAACGATGCGGGACGTCCTCGATATCCTCGAGGAGATGGTCGAGACGCCGACGGAGTACGTCGTACGGACTGACGAGGAAGCGACGAAAATTGGGGAAGACGCGACGTGGCTCATCGATCAACTTCGTCCGTTCGCAGAAGACGGCCGGTACGAGAATCTGGGCCGAGAGACAGAGTTCGACATCCGCGACGAGAAGGTGATCTATCTCGACCTCGCCCAGCAGGAGGGCAGTCTCGGTGGGAGCACGAGTCTCATCATGCAGTTGCTAATTTCGCTAGTCTATGAGCGTGCGAAGGAGACGGACAAAGAGGTCGTCTTCGTCATCGACGAGGCCCGGTACATCATGCAGGATGCGGCGAGTCTCGAGTACCTCGAGATCGTCTTCCGTCATCACCGCCACCACAACCTCTCGATTCGCCTCGTCACCCAGACCGTCGACGAGTTTTTCCAGCATCCAGAGTCCGAGGCAATCATCGACCAGTGTGCGATCAAGCAGTTCCACCACCTCGACGGGATGGACCACGAGTGGGCCAACGAGTTCGGCCTCAACTCGGCACAGATGCGCTTCGTCCAGGAGGCTGTTCCCGGAAACGACCGAACCGGCTATTCGGAGGCGCTCGTCGGCGTCGACGGTGAGTGGCGCGGAATCGAAGTTCGAGCGATGGAAGACGAGACGGCAGTGATCGACTTCGATCCAAAAGCCCAGTCTCAGACTGAGTTGCCCGGCCGTTCAGCAGACACACCTACAGAGCTATCTATGAATACTAATCCAGCGACTTCACACCAAGTATCAACTCCACCACAGACTGATGGCGGTAAGCACGGAGGTGAATCGAAACATGAGTAGTAGTGAGTATTTGAAAGTGACTCCGACGTCGGGACCACTCCGTCGGTCGGATATTCCGGCAGTTCTTGAGAGCCTTCATAAACTGTCGAACCCAGCGGCAGAGAGTTTCTGGAACCGGGTGAGGCCCAGAGTGGACACAGCTCCACCAACGTTCGAATTCCTCGCCGTCTCTGCAGGTCCTGATGCTCCAGTTGAGTTCTACTACGGGGTCAACCAAGAAGAACATCTCAACACGCTCGAGAAGCGTCTCAGGTCGATTTACCCGACTACGTTCACGGTTATGCGAACAGAACTCGATCTTGAGGCAGTCCTCATACCTGAATCCGACTTGGCGGAGGGAGATCTCGAGTCTGAGGAACAGGGGGCATTGGATCGAGAGGATATTCGAACTGATTCGGGAGAGACTGATTTGGAAGATTCCGATGAAGGTGACGTAGAAGACGAACCCCCGACCCCCTCTCCACTGGGGGTCGAGTGGCTCGGTAAAACTGGGCGCAAAGAAGACTGGATGACGACCATCGCGCCGTTTGTCGTCGACGAACCCGATGAAGAGTACGAATCAGAGCGACCACCGCTTTCGGCCGTTGTTGAAGTCCTCCATGAAATGACTGTCCCCACTGTTTATCAGATTCTCTGGCAGCGCAAACCTGACTGGCGGGATGATGCTGAAATCCGAAAAATGAATCTCAAGGAGGGACGCGATACCTGGGCCGAAGACCTCATCGGCTCGTGGCTCGAGCCTGTCGATGCAGATCCTGCAGATCGAGAGCTATCTCAGGAGACAAAAAACCGTATTCAGAGAATCGACAGCAAACACCCGCGTCGAACGTTCACTGTCAATGCTCGAGCCGTTGCAATGGCTTATGACGGCGATGTTGAGATCCGCGCAGAACTCGAGCAGCTGAAGGCAGCACTCCATCCACTCGACGGTCCGTTTTACGAACTCTACGGACGCCGTATCCGAGAGAAAGGATTCCTCGATCGGCAGAAAGCCAAACGAGCTCAACGCCATCTCGAGCGCGTTCTCAACGGAGAGATGATCGCTGGTAGCGGGAAGAAGCGGCCAGATTTCGTGTTCAATGCGGACGAACTCGCAAACGTGATCGTTGTCCCGAGCGCCGAGGATTTGACTGTCGAGGGCTCTCGTGGAGCGCGTTCAGAGCAGCGCAGCCGCAATCCACTGCCACGACCGAATCCCGATTTGATGGCACAGTTCCGTGAGGGGATGGCGATCGGATATGCACTTGATGAAAATAGTACTATCCAACCAGACCCGATACGGATTCCGCCAAATCTCTTAACAAGACACTACGGAAGGTTTGCATCGACTGGAGGCGGAAAGTCGAAAGCAATCATCAATGATGCGCTGGCTCTCAGGGAGACGACAGGTGGGCCGGTTATTATCGTTGATCCGAAAGGCGATGGAATGTGTGAGAACTATCTTCGCTGTCACTATACCCGATTCAACGGATTGGACAACACCTATCAGTTCTGTGTCCCCGAAACCCTCCCTGCTTTCTCTTTCTTCGATATTCGTTCGACACTTGATGCGGGATGGAGGCGCGAGGATGCGATCCAAGACAAGGTCGATCACTTCCACGACATCATGCGGATGGTCATGGGTCGCAAACAGTATGAACAGGCGTTCGTCGCCAACGAGATTCTCAGCTACCTCATCAAGGCGCTCTTCGACGAGGAATACGGTAGTGACGCCTTCGGCCTCGATGATCTCTTTGCGGCTGCACTCCAGATGCAACGCGAGCGGACAGTCCCGCCTGTCGCTGCCGAGAACCAAAATGTCGAGGAGTCGCTTACGCGCCACTTCGAGAAGGATGACCGTCAATTCCAGATCTCGATGGACGCCGTCGGGAACCGCCTCGATAAACTAAGAGAAGACGCGCACCTACGACGTATCTTCAGTCACGTTCCGGAACAGGGCGATGATGGCGAATACATCGACAACCGATTCGATTTCCACGAGTTCCTCGACGAAGATGCCACAATCTTGTTCGACTTGGGTGATCTCCGTCCGGAGGCTCAGCGAGCAATTACACTCCTTCTGTTGAGTAACCTCTGGGATGCGGTTCGGGTGCGTCGACGTGATGGGAAGACAGACTACGAGAATCTCACCAACCTCATCATCGAGGAGGCAGCCCCCGTCGCCTCGACGAAACTCGTTTCCGAGCAGCTGCTTCCCCAGGGTCGGTCGTTCGGCCTGAGCATGGGACTGGTGATGCAGTTCCCCGGACAGGTCAGGAATCGAAGCGAGCGTGCCTACGACGAGGTCCTCAACAACATCAAAACGAAGCTTATCGGGAACATCTCCATCGAACGCGACCTCGCCGAGTCGCTGGCCCACGAAGACCTGAGCCCGACTGATCTCCGAAATCGGGTCAACACGCTCCCCAGCGGAGAGTGGATCGCGCAACTCCCGAGCCCGTCATTCGGGGAGACGGGTCCAGCCCCGTTCTCCGTGAAGCCGCTCCCGATAGCAGCCGGCCATCCAGAGAGCGATGAGCCACTCTCTGTCGAACAGGAGGACCACTTCGAGACCGTAGCCCTCC belongs to Natronosalvus amylolyticus and includes:
- a CDS encoding ATP-binding protein; the protein is MRTELDLEAVLIPESDLAEGDLESEEQGALDREDIRTDSGETDLEDSDEGDVEDEPPTPSPLGVEWLGKTGRKEDWMTTIAPFVVDEPDEEYESERPPLSAVVEVLHEMTVPTVYQILWQRKPDWRDDAEIRKMNLKEGRDTWAEDLIGSWLEPVDADPADRELSQETKNRIQRIDSKHPRRTFTVNARAVAMAYDGDVEIRAELEQLKAALHPLDGPFYELYGRRIREKGFLDRQKAKRAQRHLERVLNGEMIAGSGKKRPDFVFNADELANVIVVPSAEDLTVEGSRGARSEQRSRNPLPRPNPDLMAQFREGMAIGYALDENSTIQPDPIRIPPNLLTRHYGRFASTGGGKSKAIINDALALRETTGGPVIIVDPKGDGMCENYLRCHYTRFNGLDNTYQFCVPETLPAFSFFDIRSTLDAGWRREDAIQDKVDHFHDIMRMVMGRKQYEQAFVANEILSYLIKALFDEEYGSDAFGLDDLFAAALQMQRERTVPPVAAENQNVEESLTRHFEKDDRQFQISMDAVGNRLDKLREDAHLRRIFSHVPEQGDDGEYIDNRFDFHEFLDEDATILFDLGDLRPEAQRAITLLLLSNLWDAVRVRRRDGKTDYENLTNLIIEEAAPVASTKLVSEQLLPQGRSFGLSMGLVMQFPGQVRNRSERAYDEVLNNIKTKLIGNISIERDLAESLAHEDLSPTDLRNRVNTLPSGEWIAQLPSPSFGETGPAPFSVKPLPIAAGHPESDEPLSVEQEDHFETVALPQLSERTQTQYGLAEGASESEAADNEGWGSRPNDARSTSAESDSPVDSTQSSFIGQATSGSAADEEKEADSTNLLFGDPESTASEEPAAEAEETTVDENRSSPVQAGGVTVSDDELRRRGLTHDDVRFLTRILDVMNGDSPDYTLLDSMSAFKNDFDDLDVQRLVDQDLLEEGRACGRKYYTVLPAGRELLGQKLKVGPGQGDIGEKTPHKVGVKLLELWLEARDDVEKVEPYYEYDEETVFDVAGLDADGELVWVGEAELASNNKHAPVNDYDKQSRVDANVVWAFNRRETAVEVLDHLAEADRIEYSVSGRAARSFSDIREAVESFDAAGLTTIRSFNKLDQEFNS